One genomic window of Coffea eugenioides isolate CCC68of chromosome 1, Ceug_1.0, whole genome shotgun sequence includes the following:
- the LOC113761186 gene encoding glutathione S-transferase-like — protein sequence MAIKVHGSVFSPAVLRVFACLNEKDLESEYVEINMRAGEHKKESFLALNPFGQVPGFEDGDLKLFESRAINQYIAQAYADKGNQQLTFVQDAKKMGPVYVWMEVEAQKFDPPSSKLVFELAVKPLLGMNTDDAVVAEHEGKLGEILDVYEARLGQSKYLAGDCFTLADLNHLPAINYLMGTTARKVFDARAHVSAWCADILARPSWAKVLALQKQHPI from the exons ATGGCAATCAAGGTCCACGGTAGTGTTTTCTCCCCAGCAGTATTGCGTGTATTTGCATGTCTTAACGAGAAAGACTTGGAATCAGAATATGTTGAAATTAACATGCGAGCAGGAGAGCACAAAAAGGAATCCTTCCTCGCCCTCAAT CCATTTGGTCAAGTACCTGGTTTTGAAGATGGGGACTTGAAGCTCTTCG AGTCAAGGGCTATAAACCAATACATCGCTCAGGCTTACGCGGACAAAGGGAACCAACAACTGACGTTCGTACAAGATGCAAAGAAGATGGGGCCGGTGTACGTGTGGATGGAAGTGGAGGCTCAGAAATTTGACCCTCCATCTTCAAAGCTGGTGTTCGAGCTGGCCGTAAAGCCCCTCCTGGGCATGAACACCGACGATGCGGTGGTGGCAGAGCACGAGGGGAAGCTGGGTGAGATTCTTGATGTGTACGAGGCTCGGTTGGGGCAGTCCAAGTACTTGGCCGGAGACTGCTTTACCCTGGCGGATCTCAACCATCTCCCTGCTATCAACTACTTGATGGGTACGACCGCCAGGAAAGTGTTCGATGCACGGGCCCACGTGAGTGCCTGGTGCGCTGATATCTTGGCCAGGCCATCTTGGGCCAAGGTCCTAGCCCTGCAAAAGCAGCATCCCATTTAA
- the LOC113750827 gene encoding autophagy-related protein 18a-like, translating to MATLSSLSSNAFTNSNPNSKFLSPMLQPYLEQQQQQIDPPETDEEDDRSPHSNKPIMPNMSPSTDGNPNSNSSMDRSPAALLHVSFNQDYGCFATGTSRGFRIYNCDPFREIFRRDFDNAGGIGSVEMLFRCNILALVGGKDNPQYPLNKVMIWDDHQSRCIGELSFRSEVRGVRLRRDRIVVVLEHKIFVYNFADLKLLHQIETIANPKGLCAVSQASGSFVLVCPGLQKGQLRVEHYASERTSKFILAHDSRIACFTLSQDGQLLATASTKGTLVRIFNTHDGTLLQEVRRGADRAEIYCLSFSSSAQWLAVSSDKGTVHVFSLKSTLGNLRSENSSPPESDLARTTSGSSLSFMKGVLPKYFSSEWSVAQFRLLELSQYVVAFGHQKNTVVILGLDGSFYRCKFDPVTGGEMTQLEYHNFLKPG from the exons ATGGCTACTCTCTCAAGCCTTTCTTCTAATGCTTTTACAAACTCTAACCCTAATTCCAAATTCCTGTCCCCAATGCTTCAACCTTATCTGGAGCAACAGCAGCAGCAGATCGACCCCCCTGAAACCGATGAAGAGGACGACCGTTCCCCGCATTCTAACAAGCCGATCATGCCAAATATGAGCCCTAGCACCGACGGCAACCCTAACTCTAATAGCTCCATGGATCGATCACCTGCCGCGCTGCTCCACGTCTCGTTTAATCAAGATTACGGCTGTTTCGCCACCGGCACAAGCCGCGGCTTCCGAATCTACAACTGCGACCCCTTCCGCGAGATATTTCGACGGGACTTCGACAACGCTGGAGGAATTGGTTCGGTGGAGATGCTATTCCGCTGCAATATACTCGCGTTAGTGGGCGGCAAGGATAACCCGCAGTATCCTCTGAATAAGGTCATGATCTGGGATGATCACCAGAGCAGGTGCATCGGCGAGCTCTCTTTTAGATCGGAGGTCCGAGGGGTGAGGCTCCGAAGGGACCGTATTGTGGTGGTGCTGGAGCACAAGATTTTTGTCTACAATTTTGCCGATTTGAAACTGTTGCATCAAATTGAGACCATTGCGAACCCTAAGGGACTGTGTGCGGTGTCGCAGGCCTCCGGATCCTTTGTACTTGTTTGTCCGGGCCTCCAGAAGGGTCAGCTTAGGGTTGAGCATTACGCGTCCGAGAGGACTAGCAAGTTTATTCTGGCTCATGATTCGAGGATTGCGTGCTTTACGCTTTCCCAGGATGGGCAGTTGCTGGCTACTGCTAGCACTAAAGGGACTTTGGTTCGTATATTTAATACGCATGATGGTACTCTGTTGCAGGAG GTAAGGAGAGGTGCAGATAGAGCAGAAATTTattgcctttctttttcttcctctgcTCAATGGCTCGCAGTTTCAAGTGACAAGGGCACTGTTCATGTCTTTAGCCTTAAGAGCACATTGGGGAACTTGAGAAGCGAAAATTCAAGTCCACCAGAATCTGATCTTGCTAGGACGACATCAGGCTCATCGCTGTCCTTCATGAAAG GTGTTTTACCCAAGTATTTCAGCTCAGAATGGTCTGTGGCCCAATTTCGTTTGCTTGAACTATCTCAATATGTTGTTGCCTTTGGTCATCAAAAAAATACAGTGGTAATACTTGGATTGGATGGAAG CTTTTATAGATGCAAGTTTGACCCGGTAACTGGCGGAGAAATGACTCAGTTGGAATATCACAATTTTCTCAAGCCTGGATAA
- the LOC113750618 gene encoding putative indole-3-acetic acid-amido synthetase GH3.9, which translates to MDGKKLEYKGEKALKELEKLTANAAEVQEEVLKMILTQNKGTEYLNKYMAGVESKSQVPHFKRCVPVTTYKDVRPYIQRIANGDNSNLITSQPVTEMLCSSGTSAGEPKLMPSIEEDLDRRTFLYNLIMPIINQYVGGLDEGKAMFLYFVKAEMSTPCGLPARTVLTSYYKSQHFQNRSHDPYNDFTSPDQTILCYDSNQSMYCQLLAGLVFRHQVLRLGAVFASAFLRAISFLERNWRKLCQDIRTGKLDHAMITDAQCQSAMYSSVLLRPQPLVADEIQSICSSKSWKGIVRRLWPKAKYIEAVITGSMSQYIPSLEYYSDGKLPLVCTMYASSECYFGVNLKPFCKPADVSFTLLPNMGYFEFIPLGESATWSIDLDEEEEEEEVPPSKLVDLVHVRVGCYYELVVTTFAGLYRYRIGDVLQVTGFHNQAPQFRFICRRNVVLSVDNDKTNEEDLHKSITAAKKLLEPYNALLVEYTSCADASTVPGHYVIYWEIAYNNGLVDEAFAIDPTVLQECCVAVEERLDYTYRRCRTLDKSVGPLEIRIVEAGTFESLMDFFINQGASINQYKTPRCIKSKAALKLLNSNVKASYFSSRDPCWNP; encoded by the exons ATGGACGGCAAGAAATTAGAGTACAAGGGCGAGAAGGCATTGAAGGAGCTGGAGAAGCTCACAGCAAATGCAGCTGAGGTCCAGGAGGAGGTCTTGAAGATGATCCTGACGCAGAATAAAGGGACTGAGTACCTGAACAAGTACATGGCGGGAGTGGAATCAAAATCACAGGTACCACATTTCAAGCGTTGCGTACCAGTGACAACGTACAAGGATGTCCGTCCCTACATCCAGAGAATTGCCAATGGAGACAACTCCAATCTCATTACCTCTCAACCTGTAACCGAGATGCTATGCAG CTCAGGCACGTCCGCTGGAGAGCCAAAGTTGAtgccatcaattgaagaagaTCTTGACCGACGAACCTTTCTTTATAATCTCATCATGCCAATAATCAACCA GTACGTTGGTGGGCTTGATGAAGGTAAAGCCATGTTCCTGTATTTCGTCAAGGCAGAAATGTCTACTCCTTGTGGCTTACCAGCTCGCACGGTCCTGACCAGTTATTACAAGAGCCAGCATTTCCAGAACCGTTCCCACGATCCTTACAACGATTTCACTAGCCCCGATCAAACCATCCTCTGCTACGACAGCAACCAAAGCATGTACTGCCAGTTACTGGCCGGCCTGGTCTTCCGCCACCAAGTCCTCCGCCTGGGCGCCGTATTTGCATCTGCATTCCTTCGGGCCATCTCCTTCCTCGAACGCAACTGGCGGAAATTGTGCCAAGATATCCGCACCGGAAAACTCGATCATGCCATGATCACCGACGCCCAGTGTCAATCCGCAATGTACTCTAGCGTTCTGTTACGGCCTCAGCCGCTGGTGGCTGATGAGATTCAGAGCATTTGCAGCAGTAAGTCGTGGAAGGGAATAGTGCGTCGCCTTTGGCCTAAGGCCAAGTACATTGAGGCTGTGATCACGGGGTCCATGTCGCAGTACATACCATCGCTGGAATACTATAGCGATGGCAAATTACCCCTGGTATGCACCATGTATGCTTCGTCGGAGTGCTACTTCGGAGTAAATTTGAAACCCTTTTGCAAGCCTGCTGATGTTTCCTTCACCCTGTTGCCTAACATGGGTTACTTTGAGTTCATTCCTTTGGGAGAGAGTGCAACATGGTCGATAGACCtggatgaagaagaagaagaagaagaagttccCCCCAGTAAGCTTGTTGACCTGGTGCACGTCAGAGTCGGTTGCTACTACGAGTTGGTGGTCACCACATTCGCCG GATTATATCGGTATCGCATCGGTGACGTGCTCCAAGTGACCGGATTTCACAATCAAGCCCCACAATTCAGATTCATCTGTCGGAGAAACGTCGTCCTCAGCGTCGACAATGACAAAACCAACGAAGAGGACTTGCACAAGAGCATCACCGCCGCCAAAAAGCTTCTGGAGCCCTACAATGCTTTACTAGTGGAATACACCAGCTGTGCCGATGCTTCAACCGTACCAGGCCACTACGTCATTTACTGGGAGATCGCCTACAACAATGGATTGGTGGACGAAGCTTTTGCCATCGATCCAACCGTGCTTCAAGAATGTTGCGTCGCCGTGGAGGAACGGCTTGATTACACCTACAGGAGATGCCGCACCCTTGACAAGTCCGTCGGACCGCTGGAAATACGAATCGTCGAGGCCGGAACTTTTGAGTCGTTGATGGACTTTTTCATCAATCAAGGGGCGTCCATCAATCAGTATAAAACTCCGAGGTGTATCAAATCTAAAGCTGCCCTCAAACTCCTTAACTCCAATGTTAAGGCTTCCTATTTTAGCTCCAGGGATCCTTGCTGGAACCCTTGA
- the LOC113773486 gene encoding pentatricopeptide repeat-containing protein At5g66520-like has translation MHKNLIFPNNYTFPFILKSLSDLRSLKQGKCIHAQIVKLGPLNDIYVQNSLLNLYASCGDMVSSGYVFDEMPHKDVVTWTVVITGYRECSMFKDALIAFEQMQNAGVEPNQVTMVNALAACASFGALDMGVWIHEFIKRKGWTLDVILGTALINMYGKCGRIEEGLKVFKSMEEKNVFTWNALIKGFALAENGQEAVMWFSEMEREGANKPNEVTLIAVLCACVHSGLVKWGEEIFSSLLHQKYGFSPGVKHYACMIDLLARDGRLEDALRIIDKLPFQSTKTIWGAFFSGCRKWEDGMMWKKFED, from the exons ATGCATAAAAATCTCATCTTCCCTAATAACTATACCTTCCCTTTTATCCTCAAATCTCTGTCAGACCTCAGGAGCCTCAAACAAGGCAAATGCATACATGCCCAGATCGTTAAGTTGGGTCCCCTCAATGATATTTATGTTCAGAATTCGCTACTGAACTTGTACGCGTCCTGCGGGGACATGGTGTCATCTGGCTACGTGTTCGATGAAATGCCTCACAAAGACGTGGTTACTTGGACCGTAGTCATCACTGGGTATCGAGAATGTAGCATGTTTAAAGATGCACTAATTGCGTTTGAGCAAATGCAGAATGCAGGTGTGGAACCCAATCAGGTGACGATGGTGAACGCGCTGGCTGCCTGTGCGAGTTTTGGGGCGCTTGACATGGGGGTGTGGATACACGAGTTTATAAAGAGGAAAGGGTGGACACTGGATGTCATTCTGGGTACTGCTTTGATTAATATGTACGGAAAGTGTGGTAGAATTGAAGAAGGTCTAAAGGTTTTCAAAAGCATGGAAGAGAAGAATGTTTTCACGTGGAATGCCCTGATTAAAGGGTTTGCTTTAGCTGAAAATGGTCAGGAGGCAGTTATGTGGTTCTCTGAGATGGAGCGAGAAGGAGCTAATAAGCCTAATGAGGTGACCTTGATTGCAGTGCTCTGTGCCTGTGTTCATTCTGGATTGGTAAAATGGGGGGAAGAAATTTTTTCCTCTTTACTGCATCAGAAATATGGATTTTCACCTGGTGTCAAACACTATGCCTGTATGATTGATCTATTAGCGCGTGATGGACGTTTAGAGGATGCTCTAAGGATCATTGACAAACTGCCTTTTCAGTCTACCAAGACTATTTGGGGAGCCTTCTTTTCTGGATGTAGA AAATGGGAAGATGGGATGATGTGGAAGAAATTCGAAGATTGA
- the LOC113776170 gene encoding bifunctional protein FolD 2-like, with product MASSSDHKATVIDGKAVAHTIRSEIADEVRQLSQKYGKVPGLAVVIVGHRKDSQSYVSMKRKACAEVGIKSFDIGLPEQVSEAELISKVHELNANPDVHGILVQLPLPKHLNEEKVLGEISLEKDVDGFHPLNIGKLAMKGREPLFLPCTPKGCLELLSRSGISIKGKKAVVVGRSNIVGLPVSLLLLKEDATVTIVHSRTKEPEKIIREADMVLPCSRTSEPSGIKEFFIQGSWIKSGAAVIDVGTNAVDDRTKKSGYRLVGDVDFKEASKVAGWITPVPGGVGPMTVAMLLKNTLDGAKRVIEQ from the exons ATGGCATCGTCGTCGGATCACAAGGCAACCGTCATCGACGGCAAAGCAGTAGCTCATACTATACGGTCCGAAATCGCCGATGAAGTCCGTCAACTGTCCCAGAAGTACGGCAAG GTCCCAGGATTGGCCGTGGTCATAGTGGGACATAGGAAAGACTCTCAAAGCTACGTGAGTATGAAGAGGAAGGCATGTGCTGAGGTTGGGATCAAGTCTTTTGACATCGGCCTTCCAGAGCAAGTGTCCGAAGCCGAATTAATCAGCAAGGTCCATGAGCTGAATGCAAATCCAGATGTTCATG GTATACTGGTGCAGCTTCCACTTCCAAAGCATCTAAATGAAGAGAAAGTTTTGGGTGAAATTAGCTTGGAAAAAGATGTGGATGGCTTTCACCCTTTAAATATAGGCAAGCTTGCGATGAAAGGCAGAGAGCCtctcttccttccttgcacCCCTAAG GGCTGTCTTGAGCTTCTGTCACGTAGTGGCATTAGCATAAAGGGCAAGAAGGCAGTTGTGGTAGGACGAAGCAATATTGTTGGATTACCTGTTTCCCTGCTACTACTCAAAGAAGACGCCACTGTCACTATAGTGCATTCACGTACCAAGGAACCAGAGAAAATTATTCGTGAGGCAGACATGGTATTGCCTTGCAGCAGGACAAGCGAACCATCCGGTATCAAGGAATTTTTT ATACAAGGCAGCTGGATCAAATCTGGTGCTGCTGTTATCGATGTGGGGACAAATGCTGTGGATGATCGAACTAAGAAGTCGGGTTATAGGCTTGTGGGAGATGTTGATTTCAAGGAAGCAAGCAAAGTGGCTGGATGGATAACTCCTGTTCCTGGAGGTGTTGGACCAATGACAGTGGCAATGTTACTCAAAAATACCTTGGACGGAGCTAAGCGGGTGATTGAGCAATAA